The sequence below is a genomic window from Humulus lupulus chromosome 3, drHumLupu1.1, whole genome shotgun sequence.
AGAGCTTAACACTTGAAGGCACACCTTAATGACAAAGGTAGGTACCAGTTAACAACTAGGGGGAAGGACCCTCCTTTAATTATTAGTTTGAAGAGTGGAGATAAGAGGTGGAAGGACCGTTACTTCTTCGTCCCTTTCGTCTCGTTGGGGTTACCTGCTGATAGTAGGATACCTTGTTCATGGTCTCCTGCATGTGAGTCTTTTATGCTTGCCTACTCATCCGTTTCCTTGCATAtacttgttgttgttgttcttattttattttgtgtGCTGATACTTCTATCATTTTGCAGGTAGGCTTCGAGTTGAGTACCTTTGGGATTCGAGGGAGTCTTCTGGTCGACTTAAGAGTATTCTTGCTATTCCTGAGGCGGAGCGTGAGTGGAGTGATTTGTTGTCTGAATCGAGTCTCCGTCAGAGTTCTTTGTGGCGCTCTGTTGAAAAACTCCCTGAAGGTATTCCTCTTCTACAGAGTCCTGATAATCCTCGTGTTGTGTTTATCAAGAGAAGTTTAGAAGTCTTGGGATATACTCCCAATTTTTTGACTGAATTGACGACAAGTGAGCGGTTGTTTGCAGACGTAGCTATGTCCCGACCCTTTACACTTCCTCTAACCGGTTCCAATGCCTTGGAACGTTTGCGTCAAGCAAAGAAATCGTCCGTTGGGAGCTCAGAAGCTGATAGAGAGGTTGTCGTGCCTCCGGCTGATCCCCCTGTTTTGATGCGGAGTCAgacgaaaaaaaagaagaaggctGTGCAGGATGATTCTTCCGACCCATTTAGCGACACTGTTGCCCTTTCGTTCCCTTCCAATGCTGCGGCCTATAGTGAGATTGGGCCTCACTTAGGAGAGATTGATAAGTTGTTGTGGCCCGAAGATGATCACAGAATGGAGCAGGTTGGTACGGATGGGTCAATTGATACCACTGTTTCTCATTTGTTCCAGGTACGAATATTTCATTTAGTTTTGTTTGTGCCGACTAGCTGATTTCTCTTGTTGTCTTACATTTTCTTTTTTATGTGTCAGGGTTTCAAGGGGTCATTTGGCTGAAGAAGAAAATCAAGTCCTTAATGGCAACTCTAAAGGACGTAAGGAGTCAGAGAAATGATCTTCGGGGTGAAGTTAGTCGGCTGAAAGATTCCAAGAAGGAGTCTGATCAACTCATAGCTGATTTGAAGGCTCAACTAGAATCCAAGGAAGCTGATGTCGAGAAGCTGAGAGTGACTCTTGGTCAAGTTGATGATTTGAAAGCCGAGGTTGCTTCGTTGGAGAATCGATGTTGGTCATTGGGCTGGAGGCTGAGATCCAATGCCGTGGCGTAATGGCCAGTGAGTTTCGGGATGGTAAGGCTGATAGCTGGGATGTTCCCAAATACATTGCTGATCTTGAGGAATTGCAGAAGATGAGGGCTGAAGAGATAACCCGGGCCGAAGAGTTAGCCACTTCTTTTGGCATCATGACTACTAATGATCTGGTTGTGGATGACTGATTCCTCTTCTACTCGTGTTCATTGTCGTGGGATAACAGAGTTTGTCGGGCCTTTTCTAGTTGTTGTATGAACTTTTTCTTATGTAGTATTGGATCCTGATCTAACTGACGTAGTTTTGTTGTATTATGGCTTGTTATAGCTTCTGTTAGTGTTTTTTAAGTTATTGTATCGAATGCTGATTGGCTGAATGACTTATGGAGTATTAGTGTCTTATTCCCCCAATCTAAGTATAaagttgatggacccaaaacgggtatgttttaaatatttatactcgcaagcgcacgaatcgtatatggaatatagtgttcgtgtaagcacgagatcgaacccaaagaagttgactaaaatcgaaaaagagaaactattttaaatcaaaaataataaattctaacctagctccaaagattgatgagttttaatattatgaacataaaataaaagattaaaaaataaagctatttaagagaataaaaataaagcaataatgagttgaaaataagtgtcaaaagaaaagattattaagatactagaatccacaaaatgtaagtttaataatatttattagtatattgattcccaagttttagtgatagttaaaataatttaaactatcattttccaaaaagatttataattttaagcacaaatttcttataaaaagataggatttttcttcacttttcaaaattataatttcaaagcatttagtgtaaatcaatctaatgaaataacaaataaatcaatgaacattatttataaggcaaaacataatatttttgttctaagcatggatgtgtacaatttaatgacacatcttacacaaagaatattatgtttatgcaccaatgaagaacaaagtgtaaatatgtgctaacaatcccaaatacatgatatttaagatgaaagaagatatttgaagaagaaaattccataaactttgttgcacaaaatgggaaatcaacatacaaaataaatactatctagttacatattgtttcatcatcaccttaataatcttaaaaagattagaaacacataactagaataacaaatacaaactaaagattacaaacataaataggaaaatttggaggagaaacccccaaatttttcctctaaaaatacatagaaaataaccaaaaagaagaagaagatcaagagaattgagaggttttaaaatgtgtagagtttttggtatggtaacctcccctcaaaatggacaccctaaatggtcttcaaaactccctatttatagccacaaatgaggtattaaaataatcaattcaaattaattaaattgattaaattaatttaattaattataatatggtaaatatgggtaaattatagggtataataattatgttttggggtaaaatgtgtagaaaatggagtaaaaagtagtatttttgtcataggggacaaatgtgcttttggacaatttatgggctcaagatacAAAATGGCATGCATGGGGGTGCTAGGCAAAGTGGCTGCTATGCCTGGCGTTGGGAGCAGCTGAGGCAGGCTGCTAGTGGAAGAGGCGTTGATGGCTGGGAGGACTTCTGCTTATTGGGCCGAATGCTGGTGGCTGGCCCACGGCTGAGAAGAGGCAAATGAGATATTGCTGAAGGAAGGAAATGGTGATGTTTGGAGGCTTGCACGTGGAGGTGGAGAGGTTGAATTGATGAGGAGGTGTGATGCTGCATCAAGGAGGAAGGCTGAACGTGGTGTTGGTGGAGAAGCtgttgggcttgggcccaaatgagcttttaatttcataaatgccaatttccttagctttctcccaaaaatactacttttctcttatttttcttgttttttcaaGAGCAAAACTTGCAACAAATCCTCTACAAAAatcaacataaattaaattaaaactaaatattttcaataataaaatacacaacaaaagttccatgaaaatattaattaaaatttaatttacttaaacatttaagctcaaaattgcatctttttactcataacttaacaatattaatttaaataattaactacaacattttacaacaaaataactataaaaacacacaaaataatataaaatcaaaataagactaataaattcaaaattacttaaaaacttaataaatcaattaaaaactcaagaattaagcaacaattagcacataaaaagtggtaaaataactctattttgtagagttatcaaaagTGACTTAGTCAATTTATATTTAGATTAGTTATTGAACTGTTCgtagtatatatataaagaaaaaatggTTGTGATAGGGGGCTGCGCTCCGTGgagctgcctacatacccttTGCAGGGATCAAGCCCAAATTTAGTTCTGACACTTCCTGCATTATAAGTGTCAGTATGTTGCTCGAATGAAGATCTTGTGAGATTActgatgaaagaaaatgaaagtagACTGGGTTAAGTTAAGAGTGATACAGTCTCAAGTGGATAGCATTCCAGCTGTTGTTGATATCGCGTCCCTCCTTTGTTTGTAGCTTGTAGCTTGTATGCTCCATGTCCGACTACCTTTGTGATGAGGTAGGGACCTTCCCATGTCGGGGCGAGCTTACCTGCTCCAGCTTCCTTAGTGTTCTGGAAGACTCTTCGTAGAACCCAATCTCCTACTTTGAATGTCCGAGTGCGGATGTTCTTGTTGTAATGTCTGGCTATGCTCTGTTGATAGGCCGAGACTCTTAAGAGTGCTTTGTCCCTTCTTTCGTCAATGGTGTCGAGTTCATGGCACATGTTTTCCCAATTTTCTTCGTCTGTAGTTAGCTCATATCTGGCTGTCGGAACTTCGCTCTCAGTAGGGATGATTGCCTCCATCCCGTAAGCTAATGAGAATGGTATCTCCCCTGTCGCAGTCCTGGTTGTGGTTCGATAGGACCACAGGACTCCCGGCAACTCATCAGCCcatcttcccttagctttttcgaggcgcttcttgatgttgttcatgatggtcttgttggatgactctgcctgtccattttcttggggataccTTGGTGTCGAGAAGCTGAGCTTGATGTTCCAGAATTTGCAGAAGTCTTGGAAGTCGAAACTGATGAATTGAGAACCATTGTCTGTCACAATTTCTTTTGGTACTCCGTACCTACAGATCACATTCTTCCTAATGAAACCCTTTACTTCTTTGTCTCGGACTTGGTGGAATGAGTCTGCTTCGATCCACTTGCTGAAGTAGTCGGTCACTGCAAGCATGTACATTTTCTGTCCTGGTGCGGTTGGAAGCTTGCCTACTATATCCATCCCCCATTTCatgaatggccaaggggatgtgaTTGAGATGAGACGCTTCGGAGGTTGGTGGGATATTTGAGCGaaccgttggcatttgtcgcatcgtCTTGCATAATCAGAGGAATCAGCCCGCATAGTTTGCCAGTAGTAGCCTTGTGTTAGGGCATGGTGCGCCAAGCTTCGTCCTCCagagtggttgccgcactctccttcATGTAACTCAGCCAGTACGTATTTGGCCTCTGCAGGgttaatgcatttcaaatatGGACCAGAAAATGAACGTTTATAGAGTTTACCTTATATAATAGTGAAGCGGGCTGACTGAGCCTTGACCCGACGTGCTTCGTTCTTATCTTCGGGGAGAATGTCCTGTTCCAAGTACTcgactattggagtcatccatgttcggttgttggagatgtcattaacttgctcttcttcatctttccagACAGCTGGCCATTGGAGATATATTACAGGTATTGTCTTGGGGTCGGTTGTCTGGATGGAGGATCCAAGGTTTGCTAATGCATCTGCATGACTGTTCTCCCCTCTTGGTACTTGGTTGATAGTGAACTCGTCGAAGATTGACTGCAACTCTTTAGTCTTGTTGAGGTAGGCTGTCATTTTGTTATCTCGGGCCTGATAGTTACCTTGCATTTGGTTGACTACCAATTGAGAATCACTGAAGACCACGATCTTTTTTACTCCCATGTCTTTGGCTAGTCCGAGTCCAGCTATcattgcttcgtattcagcttcattgttggtaGCTTTGAACCCGCATCGGACTGCTTGTTCAATTACGTCACCTTGGGGTGAAGTCAGGACGAGTCCGAGTCCACTTCCTCTGGTGTTACTTGAGCCGTCTACTTGCAACTTCCAGATTCCGACTGACTGTCCCTCGGTCAGACAACAAAGTTCTTTTTCTGCCTGCACATGCATATTAGGTGTAaaatctgcaatgaagtcagctaatACCTGAGATTTGAGGGAAGTTCGTGGCTTGTATGTTACGTCGTACTCGCTGAGCTCTACCGCCCACTTGGTCAGTCTGCCTGATAGTTCTGGTTTGTGGTTCTGGTTTGTGGAGGATTGTTTTGAGTGGAAAGGTGGTCAAGACCGTTATTGGATGGCACTAGAAGTATggacgtagcttccttgctgCGTGGATGAGTGCTAGTGCAAGCTTCTCCAGCTGGCTATATCGGGTTTCTGCGTTAAGCAAagctttgcttacatagtagactggAGACTGCTTGCTTTCCTCTTCCCGGACTAGGACTGCGCTAACTGCCGTCTCGGATACTGCTAGATAGATGAATAATGTCTCATTGTCTTTTGGCTTTGAGAGGAGAGGCGGGCTGGTCAGGTACTGTTTTAGCTGGCCCAGTGCCTCTTCACATTCAGCTGTCCACTCGAAGGTTTTTGACTTCCTTAGTGTGTTGAAGAAGAGGTGACATCGTTCTGAAGACTTTAAGATGAATCGGCTGAGTGCTGCAATGCGTCCAGTTAGTTTCTGTACGTCTTTTACGCACTTTGGGGAAGGAATCCTTTGGATTGACTCTATCTGTGctgggtttgcctcaattccccTTTGGGTTACTAGGTACCCAAGGAACTTTCCTGCAGTCAcaccaaaagaacatttagttggattcagtttcatattATATTTCCTAAGAATGTCAAAAGATTGTTTTAAATGGCTGATATGGTCCTTTGCAATGAGGGATTTGacgagcatgtcgtcaatgtagacttccatcgTCTTCCCCAGCAAGCCGacaaacatcttgttgactagtctctgatatgttgctcctgcgttcttcaatccgaatggcatgaccttgtagcaaaaTATGCCTAAGTTGGTCATGAAGGCTGTCTTTTCCTGGTCGTCTGGATGCAtcaggatctggttgtatcctgagtatgcgttCATGAAGCTTAGGAGTTCATGACCGGCTGCGGCGTCTACTAGCATGTCTATGTGCGGCAATGGGAATGAGTCTTTTggacacgccttgttgaggtctgtgaagtcaatgcaaactcgccatttgccattctttTTTTTCATGATGACTACGTTAGCCAACCAGTCGGGATAATGCACCTCCCTCACAAACCCATTATCAATAAGCTTTTGAACTTCTTCGTTAATGGCTTTGTTCCTTTCAGGggcaaattttcttcttttttgtttcctTGGTGGGTAGTCTGGATCAACCTGCAAATTATGGACAATTATTTCAGGGTCAATTCCATTCATGTccgcatgggaccaagcaaaacaaTCATAATGGGCAGATAAAAAGTTAATGAGTTCAGTTCTGATGTCAGGGTCCAATCGTGATCCGATTTGGACTTTGTGATCTGGATAGTCCGGATGTATCTGGACTTCGTCCAACTCCTCCATGTCTGGTTGGTTCATCTGGGAGTCAGTCAATCTGTCTTCCTGTAATTGCTATAACTGAGCGGGTTTGGCCTTCATGGTAGTCTGGTAACATGCTCTCGAATCTTTCTGTTGGCCTTTAATTTCTTTTACTCCCCACTTAGTTGGGAACCTTAGGACTTGGTGGTATGTTGAAGGGACTGCCcccatttcatgtatccatggtcgACCCAATATCACGTTGTAAGCAGACAGAGAGTCTACTACCAGGAATCTTGTGCATAGATTGACTCCTTCGGCATAGACAGGTAGCTCGATCTCTCCTAGTGTGTTCTTTTGTTCTCCACTGAAACCGATGAGGATTGTAGTCTTCTTTATAATCTTTGATTCATCTATTCCCATTTCCCTGAGAgcacttaaaaataaaatgttagcTGAACTACCATTATCAATAAGTATACGTTTAGTAAGACAATTAGCAATGTAAAGTGCAATGACAAGAGCATCATGATGTGGGTTGAGGAGTCTGGTTGACTCTGTTGTTGAGAAACTGATGGTTTGGGCTGGTAGGTTGATGGTATTCTTCTCTGTCTCACTGGACTCTCCTTTGATCCAGTTGGTCTGTCTGGCATGTCTTTTGGCTGCTGAATGGGTGATTCTGCTTACCTCAGAGCCACCAGTTATTACGTTCACCGTCCGTTCATGAGTAGGTGGCTTCGGCGGGGTTACTTCTCTTCGGACGACTGACCTGTCTGCCTCCTGCTGGAATGTTCTTTTGCCTTTGTCTGTAAGTAAGTCAGTCAGGTGACCACGTTTTAATAGGTTGGATACTTCGAGTTTTAAGGCAATGCACTCATCCGTTCGGTGACCGTGGTCATTGTGGAATTCACACCATTTTGCTTTGTCTCGCTGGTCAGACGGAGTCCTCATCCTTTCCGGCCATTTCACTTTGTCTCCGAGTCCTTTCAGTACGCCAACGACTTCGGCTGGTGAAATTGAGAGATTGTATTCTGGTATCTTTGGTCCATCTCGCAGACGTGTCTCGGACGACCGGTTGTACTCCCTCCTTCTGCTCTCTGATCTGTTGGGATATGGGTATGGCTCGGATCGTCTATCACTCTGCCGTCTACCTGCCCTTGAGTCTCTTCGAGTGTCTTTCCTTGGAGAAGAGTGATAATAGTTAGCTTCATCCTCCTCCCACTTGATCTGTGCCCAGGCTTTGGCGAGAACGTCTTCCATCGTCTTGCAAGGATACTTGGTAAGTTCTTTGTATAGGTCTGAGTCGTACCGGAGTCCCTTGCGGAAGGCTGAGATGGCTGTGTCCTGATTACAATGGGTTATAGAAACATTTTCTTTGTTGAAGCGGCCTACGTACTCTCGTAAAGGCTCACCCCGTCGTTGAACTATGATGTAGAGGTCTTCTGCAGACTTTTCAAGTTTCCTGCTACTAGCAAACTGCTCAACAAAAGTGTCAGTCAATTATGCAAAAGTAGAAATagaattattaggtaaattagtataccactggagggctggtccaattagactagaaccaaaccccttacacatgcaTGCTTCCCTCATATCGCGTGGGATGGCAACGGTGAACATCCTCTGCCTATAATGTGCGATGTGATCATCCGGGTCAGACGTCCCGTCAAACATCTTCATATTTGGGAAGTTGAACTTCTTTGGCATTTCCACTAGTGCAATGTCGTCTACGAATGGAGAGTCTGCATAACAGCTTGCTGCACTCTTCTTAATCGGAGCCGGCATCCTAGGAATCCGTTGAATGAGTGCCTCCATCTCAGCTAACTTTCGAGCCAACTAAGGATCTTGGATTGGAAATGAGCTTGTGGTTGCTTGGCAGATTGGCTCGCTCACGACTGGGTGATTTAATCCGATTACCTGCTGCTCAGGTATATTCTGACCAGCTCCAATGATGATCTGGCTGGCTCCAATGGTAGGCTGACTAGCACTTGGAACCTGCTGCTGTCCGAGTCCAGTGGCTGGCTGACTGGCTCCTGGAATCTGTTGCTGTCCGGGTCCAGTGGCTGGCTGACCGGCTCCTGGAATCTGTTGTTGTCCAGTTGCACCGGCTGGCTGGCTGACTACCGGAATCTGCTGTGATCCGGGCGCAGATGAATGTCCATGTTCAGTCATGGTTACCTGTTCGCCTGTATTGACAACATAATTTTGAATGTTAGACATGGTGGGTGGAGTTTGATAATTCCTTACCGAGGGTGATGGAATTGTCTGATTCGGTCCATCACTGTTAGAGATAGGAGTGAGGTCTCCCAGAGGTTGCATAGGGCTAACTGGGCCTCGGAAGCGGGATGGCTGAGCCTCGGTGGCTTGAGAGGACATGGCCTCCATTCGTACGAGTAGGTCAGCATTCTCAGCTTCGAGCCTCCTCATTTTCTCGCGTTCTTCATTCATCTGGGCAGTAAGAGCAGCGAGTTGAGCAGACAGATCGGGTGTCTCAGTCACGTCTGACATGGCTCTCAAGTGAACTTCTTGATCTCTTTGTCGATCGTCTGATTGCTAGGGCCCCACGGTGGGCGCCAAATTGtagaggtgatttcctacaattgattagaggggcaccagcaacctgtcaataacaaaaagaagagagacgagagttcaattgggagcaccggtggggtgtcagccaaagggactccgacgctcaagtcagtcgggttgtaacgagagctaatagaaagtaataaaattaagatataaATAGTCGAAATGATGATGGATGGAGGAGTCGTAAAATGGTCAGAATGACGGTGGCGATGACGGAGGAGTCAAGCGACTAGGTCAGGTCCAATCAGACTGGCTAATTAGTCTTGCTTGACCGGATTGCTCAGAAATAGAGTAGCCTTCGTTTCAATTAGAGAGTAAAGAAAGTTCAGTGATTATTTGATGCCTTTTCTCAATCTCTGATGGTCTTATTTATTGTCCTCCTTCTCGTTCCGTCCTCCTCCGTCTTTCTCATTCGTttgactcgctccaagtggtttTATTCCAAGATTTTTGGCGAACGTGATGGGAGtcttgactgtttcaaggtccctggctGACTGAGTATATCCGAATTCGGGTCCGGGTATGGTTTTGGGTAATTGGATG
It includes:
- the LOC133825729 gene encoding uncharacterized protein LOC133825729; the encoded protein is MSRPFTLPLTGSNALERLRQAKKSSVGSSEADREVVVPPADPPVLMRSQTKKKKKAVQDDSSDPFSDTVALSFPSNAAAYSEIGPHLGEIDKLLWPEDDHRMEQVGTDGSIDTTVSHLFQGFKGSFG